Genomic DNA from Bosea sp. (in: a-proteobacteria):
AAAACTGCCAATTCTGCGCTTCGGCGCGCCTGTGCCGAACACCGGCGCGTCCAGTGATGCATCCCCGCAACGGTGTTGTCAAAATATGACAGTATTGCGACCGCGATCCTGCGGCGCTCGGAAATCGGCTTCGTCAGGATGCGCTCATCGGGTCGAGCGGATCACCTGCATGTCGAGTTCCCGAAGCTTCTTGCGCAAAGTGTTGCGGTTGAGGCCCAGCAGCTCGGCGGCCCTGATCTGGTTGCCGCGCGTGGCAGCCAGCGCGGCTGCGATCAGCGGCGCCTCCACCTCACGCAGCACCCTGTGATAAAGGCCCGGCGGCGGCAGGTTCTCGCCATAGCCGCCGAAATAGATGGCCATGTGCCGTTCCACCGCCCCGGCGATCGAATCGGGCCGCTCCCCGCCCGCGCTGGTCTGCGGCGCGGCGGTCGGCACAAGCTCGGCATCGATGATGGGCGCCGTGATCGTCTCCTGCGGATACAGGGCAGCGAGGCGACGCACGAGGTTCTCAAGCTCGCGCACATTGCCTGGCCAGCGGTGCCGCTTGAGCAGGTCCATCGCTTCCGAATCAAGCTGCTTGCGGCTCAGCCCCTCCTTCTCCACCACTGTGAAGAAGTGGCGCACCAGATCGGGAATGTCCTCAACACGCTCGCGCAGGGGCGGCAGCCGGATCGGCACAACGTTGAGCCGGAAGAACAGATCTTCACGGAACAGGCCCTGCTGGATGGAAATCCTCAGGTCCTTGTTGGTGGCGGCGATGATGCGCACATTGGTCTTGATCGGCGTGCGCCCGCCGACCGTAGTGTATTCGCCCTGCTGGAGCACGCGCAGCAGCCGCGTCTGGGCCTCCATCGGCATGTCACCGATCTCGTCGAGGAAGAGCGTGCCTCCCTCCGCCTGTTCGAAACGGCCAGCGCTGCGCTGAAGCGCGCCCGTGAATGCGCCCTTTTCATGGCCGAACAGCTCGGATTCGATCAGGTCGCGCGGTATCGCGGCCATGTTCACGGCCACGAACGGGCCGGACCGGCGCTTGCCGTAATCATGCAGCGCGCGCGCCACCAGCTCCTTGCCGGTGCCCGATTCCCCGTTGATCATCACGGTCAGGTCGATCGGCATCAGGCGCGCCAGCGCGCGGTAGATTTCCTGCATCGCAGCAGAGCGGCCCACCAGCGGGATTTCCTCGGCTTCCGCGCCCTGCACCCCGCAGGTCTCGCCGCGCGGCCGCGACAATGCACGCCCCACGATCGCCACCAGCTCCTTAAGATCGAAGGGCTTGGGCAGGTATTCGTAAGCGCCGCGCTCGGAAGCGCGGATCGCGGTCATGAAGGTGTTCTGGGCGCTCATGACGATGATCGGCACATCGGGGCGCACGCGCTTGATGCGCGGCAGCATGTCGAAGGCGTTGCCGTCAGGCATCACGACATCGGTGATGATGAGATCACCGAGCCCCTGCGCCGCCCAGGTCCATAAGGTTGCGGCCTGCCCGGTGGACCGCACCTCGTAGCCGGCCCGGGACAGCGCCTGGTTGAGCACTGTCCGGATCGCCGCGTCGTCATCTGCAACAATGATGCTGCCATTCGGCATCGATCTGTCCTGTCATGCGTCGACCGCCGCGCCGGTCTCCATAGGGGGAGTTCACACACGCTCCGCGCGGGACATCATCAGCCGTGCCTGCCATCGTGCGAGCGATGGATCGGCAGCAGCACGCGGAAGCTCGTGCGTCTGGGAATGGACTCGCATTCGATGATTCCACCGTGGTTGCCGATGATCTTGGCAACAAGTGCAAGACCGAGGCCACTTCCGTGCGCCTTGGTGGTGACAAAGGGATCGAACAGATGCGGCAGGATATCGGGCGGCACACCGGCCCCGTTGTCGCGCACGCAGATCTCAAGCGGCAGCGCCACGCGCTCGGAATGCCCTGGCCGCTGCATCCGAATGCCAGGACGGAACGCCGTCGAGATCACGATCTCCCCGTCTGGCGCATCCAGATCGATCGCCTCTGCCGCATTTTTAATCAGATTGAGGAAAACTTGGACAAGTTGATCCCTCACTGCGTGCGCGGGCGGCAGCGAGGGGTCATAGGCTTCGACCACGCGCAGGTGCCTTGCGAAGCCGGAGACCGCCAGGCAGCGGACATGATCGAGCACGTCGTGGATGTTGACCGAGCCGCGCTCGCCGGGCCGGTCGTCGCCGAACATCTCCACCCGCTCGACCAGCTTCACGATGCGGTCGGTCTCGTCGCAGATGAGGCGCGTCAGCACGCGGTCCTCGTCAGGCACCGATGTCTCCAGAAGCTGCGCGGCGCCGCGGATGCCCGAAAGCGGGTTCTTGATCTCGTGCGCCAGCATGGCGCCGAGCGCCGTCATGGAGCGGGCAGCGCCGCGATGGGTGAGTTGCCGGTCCATCTTCTCCGCGATTGTCCGCTCCTGAAGCATGATGACGATGTGGCCGGCCGGCTCGCGCAGCGGCGACGCAAACACATCCACCACCTTGTCCTTGCCAAGACGGGGCGAGCTGACATCGATCCGATACTCGCTCACGCTGGCTGCTCGCCGTCGGACCTCCCCGATGAGCGTCAGCACCGGTGAGCCGAAGGGAAACAGCTCGGCCAGCTTCATGCGCCGCAGCATCAGCAGACTGGACTGGAAGAAATCCTCAGCCGCGTTGTTGGCGCCGCCCACGAGCCCCTCGGCGTCGACGACGATGATCGGAATCGGCAGGACCCCGAACACCCGATCCGGGAAGGCCCCCGCTTCAGACGTCCCGACTGCCCCCGCCGCCATCTCGCTACTCCACCCCTCAAGCTGCACGCGCACCCACCTCCCCCGGCCGGAAAGCCTCCTGCATCAGGCTCGTGACCCGGCCGGCGTCCCCCTCGGTGCAGATGGCCGGCTTCAGCGCCAAAGCGCGCGCCGCCCCATGCATGAAGGCATCATCCAGCGAAGCCGCCAGATGCTTGCGGGCATGGCGGACGCCGGCCGGGCCCATCATCGCAACCAGCGCCTCGAAATGCTCCAGCGCCGCGGCCAGCTTCACCGCAAGCTCAGGCTCGTCCGGCGCCTGCCCGCTGCGGAGTTCGTGCGCGATGAGGCCCGGCAGCCACGGCCTCCCAAGCGCAGCACGCCCGATCATCACCGCATCGGCGCCCGACTGCGCCAGACAGGCCCGTGCATCGGCTGCGCTGCGGATGTCGCCATTGGCGACAAGCGGGACCGCAGGAACGGCCGCTCGCACGGCGCTGATCGCTGCCCAGTCAGCCTCGCCCTTGTAGAATTGCTGGCGCGTGCGCCCGTGCACGGTGATGACCCGGGCGCCGGCGTCAACGGCACGGCGAGCCAGTTCTGGCGCGTTGCGGCTGGCTTCATCCCAGCCCAGGCGCATCTTCACCGTCACGGGAAGACGTGTCGCCGCAACAGTGGCCTCTACCAGCTTCACCGCGTGATCGAGGTTGCGCATCAAGGCTGAGCCGGCCCAGCCGCCGGTGACCCGCTTTGCTGGGCAGCCCATGTTGATGTCGACCACGTCCGCTCCGGAGGCTTCCGCGAGGCGCGCGGCTTCGGCAAGCCAGTTGGCGTCGCAGCCCGCAAGCTGCACGATATGCGGGGTCACGCCTTCGCCCTCTGCGCGCAGCCGTGTCTCCTCATGGCCGCGCACGAACTCATCCGAGGCCACCATCTCCGATACGACGAAGCTGGCGCCGTGGCGCATGGCGATGCGGCGCAGCGCGCAGTCGGTGATCCCCGACATCGGCGCCAGCGCCACCTTCGGACCCGGCTGATGGTCAACGAAGGCCTCAGGCCAATTGCCTATTTTTTCATCGTTTTGCATTCTGCCTTGCATTTAATCATTATTGTGCGCTGCGGTAAAGCCGATTCACAAGACCGGGGGAAGGCCGCACCCGCGCTGGTGACAGCCGCCCCCCCTAGCGACTAGACAGAAGGGGCGCCAGCGATGGCGACGGCAGCCTGCCCTCCGAAGGATGCAACGCCTTGACAGAGCCACACCCTCCCCGATGCATGGCGCTGATCGTCGCCGCCGGGCGCGGGCTGCGCGCTGGTGGGGGGGTGCCCAAGCAGTACCGCGACCTTGGCGGCTGCATGGTCCTCACGCGCACGTTGCGGGCGATGGCCGGGCATGACGCCGTCGCTCGCGTCACGGTGGCGATCCATCTTGATGATGCCGCGCATTATCAGAGGGCGGTTTCGGCGCTGGAGCCCGCGCTGCGCGCCAAGCTTGCCCCCCCGGTCCATGGCGGCGCCACGCGGGCCGAAACCGTGCGACGCGCGCTGGCTACCTTCAGCGATGCCGATGAGGACGCGCTGGTGCTGATCCATGACGGCGCAAGGCCTTTCCTCAGCCCTGCCTTGATCGATCGCGCCGTCGCGGCAGCGGCGAACCACCACGCGGCCGTGCCTGTGTTGTCCGTCACGGACACGGTGAAGCAGGTGACAAAGGCCGGGCTCATCGCCGGCACGCTGGACCGCGATCGGCTGCGCACCATCCAGACACCGCAGGCCTTCAGGCTCTGCACTATCCGGCAGGCCCATGACGCCTCGGCTCAGGCCGGCCTTTCCGACTTCACGGATGATGGAGCGGTGATTGAATGGGCCGGCCTTCCTCTTGCCAGCTTTGCGGGCGATCCGGCGAACATCAAACTCACCCATGCGGAGGATTTCATGCTGGCGGAAGCTCGCCTCAATGCAGAAGCGCCGCTCATCACCCGCGTCGCCACTGGCTACGACGTCCATGCCTTCGGCCCTGGCGATCACGTCTGGCTGGGGGGCGTGAAGCTGCCGCATGATCGCGGCGTGGTGGCGCATTCGGATGGAGACGTCGCCTTGCACGCGCTGTGCGACGCCATTTTCGGCGTGATCGGGGATGGCGATATCGGCGTTCACTTCCCGCCCAGCGATGAGCGCTGGCGCGGCGCCCCCTCGGAGCAGTTTCTGGCCTTCGCCTGCGCGCGCCTACGGGCGCGCGGGGGCGTCATCGATCACCTTGATGTCAGCATCGTCTGTGAGCGGCCAAAAATCGGTCCGCATCGCCTGGCCATGGTCGAGCGCATTGCCAGGATCGCTGGCATTCCGTCCGAATGCGTGGGCCTCAAGGCAACGACATCGGAAAGGCTTGGGTTCACTGGCCGCTCCGAGGGTTTGGCCGCGCTGGCCACGGTCACGGCCCGGCTGCCGGCTGCGCCCGACCAAAGGGATGCGGGCCATGGATGATCTCGACGTCGCAGCCCGGCGGGTGCTTGATCTGTGCGCCGCGCGAGGCTGGATGGCAGCGACGGCGGAGAGTTGCACGGGCGGGATGGTGGCAGCAGCCCTCACCGCCATCGCCGGATCATCCGCAGTCGTCGACCGGGGCTTCGTCACGTATTCGAACGAGGCCAAGACAGAGATGCTGGGCGTGCCAGCCGACCTCATCGCATCGGAGGGGGCCGTCAGCCGGGCCGTTGCGGCGGCCATGGCGAGGGGCGCGCTGGAGCGTTCGCGCGCCCACGTGGCGGTCTCGATCACGGGCATCGCGGGCCCCGGCGGAGGCAGCGGGCGCAAGCCTGTCGGCCTCGTGCACTTCGCATGCGCCGCGCGGGATGGCCGCCTGATCGAGGCGGAACGCCGCTACGGCGCGATCGGCCGCGAGGCTGTTCGCCGCGCCGCGGCCATCGAGGCGCTCGGCCTCATGGCCGAGATTGCAGGTTCTCGTTGAACTTCAGCCAGGCGGCCTTGAGGATGTTCGGGAAATCATCCGTCCAGGGCCTGGCCACGAACCAAAGGCGCGTGCTGCCGCCGAGCTGCGGCAGCACGATCTTGGTGAAAACAGGCTGGATCGAGAACAGCAGGAAGGCCGGGAGAGCAACCACGATCGTGAAAACCGGAGATCAGAAGGCAGCAGGGCTGTCTTAACTCCCCGTTGTCGGCCCCGTCACAGCCCTGGCCGGGCCATACACAGCATCCGCCCGCGCCTCG
This window encodes:
- the ispD gene encoding 2-C-methyl-D-erythritol 4-phosphate cytidylyltransferase, yielding MALIVAAGRGLRAGGGVPKQYRDLGGCMVLTRTLRAMAGHDAVARVTVAIHLDDAAHYQRAVSALEPALRAKLAPPVHGGATRAETVRRALATFSDADEDALVLIHDGARPFLSPALIDRAVAAAANHHAAVPVLSVTDTVKQVTKAGLIAGTLDRDRLRTIQTPQAFRLCTIRQAHDASAQAGLSDFTDDGAVIEWAGLPLASFAGDPANIKLTHAEDFMLAEARLNAEAPLITRVATGYDVHAFGPGDHVWLGGVKLPHDRGVVAHSDGDVALHALCDAIFGVIGDGDIGVHFPPSDERWRGAPSEQFLAFACARLRARGGVIDHLDVSIVCERPKIGPHRLAMVERIARIAGIPSECVGLKATTSERLGFTGRSEGLAALATVTARLPAAPDQRDAGHG
- the ntrC gene encoding nitrogen regulation protein NR(I) is translated as MPNGSIIVADDDAAIRTVLNQALSRAGYEVRSTGQAATLWTWAAQGLGDLIITDVVMPDGNAFDMLPRIKRVRPDVPIIVMSAQNTFMTAIRASERGAYEYLPKPFDLKELVAIVGRALSRPRGETCGVQGAEAEEIPLVGRSAAMQEIYRALARLMPIDLTVMINGESGTGKELVARALHDYGKRRSGPFVAVNMAAIPRDLIESELFGHEKGAFTGALQRSAGRFEQAEGGTLFLDEIGDMPMEAQTRLLRVLQQGEYTTVGGRTPIKTNVRIIAATNKDLRISIQQGLFREDLFFRLNVVPIRLPPLRERVEDIPDLVRHFFTVVEKEGLSRKQLDSEAMDLLKRHRWPGNVRELENLVRRLAALYPQETITAPIIDAELVPTAAPQTSAGGERPDSIAGAVERHMAIYFGGYGENLPPPGLYHRVLREVEAPLIAAALAATRGNQIRAAELLGLNRNTLRKKLRELDMQVIRSTR
- a CDS encoding CinA family protein — its product is MDDLDVAARRVLDLCAARGWMAATAESCTGGMVAAALTAIAGSSAVVDRGFVTYSNEAKTEMLGVPADLIASEGAVSRAVAAAMARGALERSRAHVAVSITGIAGPGGGSGRKPVGLVHFACAARDGRLIEAERRYGAIGREAVRRAAAIEALGLMAEIAGSR
- the dusB gene encoding tRNA dihydrouridine synthase DusB, producing MQGRMQNDEKIGNWPEAFVDHQPGPKVALAPMSGITDCALRRIAMRHGASFVVSEMVASDEFVRGHEETRLRAEGEGVTPHIVQLAGCDANWLAEAARLAEASGADVVDINMGCPAKRVTGGWAGSALMRNLDHAVKLVEATVAATRLPVTVKMRLGWDEASRNAPELARRAVDAGARVITVHGRTRQQFYKGEADWAAISAVRAAVPAVPLVANGDIRSAADARACLAQSGADAVMIGRAALGRPWLPGLIAHELRSGQAPDEPELAVKLAAALEHFEALVAMMGPAGVRHARKHLAASLDDAFMHGAARALALKPAICTEGDAGRVTSLMQEAFRPGEVGARAA
- a CDS encoding PAS domain-containing protein, encoding MAAGAVGTSEAGAFPDRVFGVLPIPIIVVDAEGLVGGANNAAEDFFQSSLLMLRRMKLAELFPFGSPVLTLIGEVRRRAASVSEYRIDVSSPRLGKDKVVDVFASPLREPAGHIVIMLQERTIAEKMDRQLTHRGAARSMTALGAMLAHEIKNPLSGIRGAAQLLETSVPDEDRVLTRLICDETDRIVKLVERVEMFGDDRPGERGSVNIHDVLDHVRCLAVSGFARHLRVVEAYDPSLPPAHAVRDQLVQVFLNLIKNAAEAIDLDAPDGEIVISTAFRPGIRMQRPGHSERVALPLEICVRDNGAGVPPDILPHLFDPFVTTKAHGSGLGLALVAKIIGNHGGIIECESIPRRTSFRVLLPIHRSHDGRHG